From the Paenibacillus sp. FSL H8-0548 genome, one window contains:
- a CDS encoding IS3 family transposase (programmed frameshift), with protein sequence MPRNKLNASEKLAILQEIEAGHIGVRAAIKKYGCAMSTLANWQRRYRLYGYEGLEVRTHNRSYSKEIKHQAVMDYLNGGLSQNQVIDKYRIASRAALFHWINKYNGHSSLKTYTGGTTAMTTGRKTTWQERIDIVLYCLANGQEYTKTAKYFQVSYQQVYGWMRKYTEGGQDALQDGRGRTKTPEELTEVDEQKLAMKKLEYEIERLRAEKCFLKKVTGVRKGATLSQHRQENIYLAIQAIQQTESITIQLLCSVAGIPRSSYYKWLNRTPSTREVENRELTEIMMSLYEKVEGTFGYRQLTLHMRREWPHPINHKRVQRLMRIKGIQSVIRRKKKKYNRSTPQQVAENVLNRNFQAEAPNEKWVTDVTEFKFGHSQKAYLSAILDLHDKSIVSYVLGHSNNNPLVFQTLELALQAAPHSKPMIHSDRGYQYTSLRFKEMLDKAEMTQSMSRVGHCIDNGPMESFWGTLKCEKYYLHTYHTYEELKKDIDDYIHFYNNERFQAKLNGLSPMEFRTKAA encoded by the exons ATGCCTAGAAATAAACTGAACGCCTCGGAAAAATTGGCTATCCTTCAAGAGATCGAAGCTGGTCACATTGGAGTAAGGGCAGCTATTAAGAAGTATGGCTGTGCCATGTCTACGCTTGCAAATTGGCAACGTCGTTATCGGTTATACGGTTACGAGGGATTAGAGGTCCGCACACACAATCGTAGTTATTCCAAAGAAATTAAGCATCAAGCGGTTATGGATTATCTAAACGGGGGGTTGTCGCAGAACCAAGTCATAGATAAGTACAGGATCGCTAGTCGAGCAGCTCTCTTTCATTGGATTAATAAGTATAATGGTCATAGCAGCTTAAAAACCTATACAGGGGGAACAACAGCTATGACCACGGGACGCAAGACAACATGGCAGGAGAGGATCGACATTGTACTGTACTGCCTTGCGAATGGACAAGAGTACACGAAGACAGCAAAGTATTTCCAGGTATCTTACCAGCAAGTGTACGGATGGATGAGAAAGTATACAGAAGGCGGCCAGGATGCTTTGCAAGATGGTAGAGGGCGTACCAAGACGCCTGAAGAGTTAACCGAAGTTGATGAGCAAAAGCTCGCGATGAAGAAGCTGGAGTACGAAATCGAGCGACTCCGGGCTGAGA AATGCTTTCTTAAAAAAGTTACAGGAGTTCGAAAGGGGGCGACCTTAAGCCAACACCGACAAGAGAACATCTACCTTGCCATTCAAGCCATCCAGCAAACGGAGTCAATAACCATACAGCTCTTATGCAGCGTTGCTGGGATTCCGAGGTCGAGCTATTACAAGTGGCTTAATCGAACACCTAGTACACGTGAGGTGGAGAACAGAGAGCTGACGGAGATAATGATGTCTTTGTACGAGAAGGTTGAGGGTACCTTTGGTTACCGACAATTAACGTTGCATATGCGTCGAGAATGGCCACATCCGATTAATCATAAGCGAGTGCAAAGACTGATGAGAATTAAGGGGATCCAGTCTGTCATCCGCAGAAAGAAAAAGAAGTATAATCGTTCTACGCCGCAGCAAGTAGCTGAAAACGTGCTTAACCGCAACTTTCAAGCGGAAGCGCCGAATGAAAAGTGGGTTACGGATGTCACGGAGTTTAAGTTTGGCCATAGCCAGAAGGCTTATTTAAGCGCCATCCTCGATCTTCATGATAAATCGATTGTTTCCTATGTACTCGGTCACTCGAATAATAATCCTCTCGTCTTTCAAACGTTGGAGTTGGCTTTGCAGGCAGCTCCTCATAGCAAACCTATGATTCATAGCGACCGTGGTTACCAGTACACGTCACTGCGGTTTAAAGAAATGCTGGACAAGGCTGAAATGACGCAGAGTATGTCCCGAGTGGGCCATTGCATTGATAACGGTCCGATGGAATCTTTCTGGGGGACCCTGAAATGTGAAAAGTATTATTTGCATACCTATCACACATATGAGGAACTAAAGAAGGATATCGATGACTACATTCACTTTTACAATAATGAACGGTTTCAGGCAAAACTAAACGGCCTCAGTCCCATGGAATTCAGGACAAAGGCCGCTTAA
- a CDS encoding ATP-binding protein gives MLKELLLQFIVSLLPVFAFQLWNDNEQGWKGNPAFMGIFCGASIILCMLTTSTIFGHDVDFHLVPYLIGSLYGGVPTLIILTIVYAAVKIPMLDGSTELINFCLFVVYSFLLLLFSIRPFANATALQKERKGILLMLAFLLFFAINIIFTVQYLELPWSFISVLSILLAVTSALTATGLSIFMIESVKEKQLLHSEVKRVSVSYQNEAVKLRQFIDATSFGVIVVDEKGKTTQINEMAKKLLMLDFNYTEDRQTIGIAFPEIFQNGQDDACVKLLYQALNGEDCVLVPFVNGDYMLLLSTISLRTSEDNINLGAALIAQDVTELRHLKDEIGRMDRLSLVGQMAASITHEIRNPMAVIRGFVQLIQERSQNKQEEYFQIIIDELDRTNMIITDFLSLAQNRVLQMEPSSLHAIINDLVPLLMADANLRGQAMEVSLSEDLPLIMLNDREIKQLILNIARNGMEAMKDGTLHISTTYHYGKIELRIADQGVGIPQEQMKHLFEPFFSTKTQGTGLGLPLCLSIAERHNGRIDVVSVEGEGTTFIVTFFVAVEQVG, from the coding sequence GTGTTAAAAGAGTTACTTCTGCAATTTATCGTATCCTTATTGCCTGTTTTCGCCTTCCAGCTTTGGAATGACAATGAGCAGGGGTGGAAGGGGAATCCTGCTTTTATGGGGATTTTTTGTGGTGCGTCGATTATTTTATGTATGTTAACGACTTCAACTATTTTCGGACACGATGTCGATTTTCACCTCGTTCCCTATTTAATAGGCTCGCTTTATGGGGGAGTGCCCACACTTATTATTTTAACCATCGTATATGCAGCGGTAAAAATTCCGATGCTAGACGGCAGCACGGAATTAATTAACTTTTGCTTGTTTGTTGTTTACAGCTTTCTGTTATTATTATTTTCGATTCGCCCCTTTGCAAATGCTACTGCACTACAGAAGGAGCGAAAAGGCATACTTCTGATGCTGGCATTTCTCCTTTTTTTCGCCATTAATATTATTTTCACTGTTCAGTACCTTGAACTACCTTGGTCTTTTATTTCAGTGCTGTCAATTTTACTCGCCGTAACCTCAGCATTGACAGCAACTGGACTGTCTATTTTTATGATCGAGAGCGTGAAAGAAAAGCAGCTGCTGCATAGTGAAGTGAAGCGGGTGTCTGTGAGTTACCAGAATGAAGCGGTGAAGCTTCGGCAATTTATTGATGCGACTTCATTTGGCGTTATCGTCGTGGATGAGAAAGGAAAAACGACTCAAATTAACGAGATGGCCAAGAAGCTTCTAATGCTGGATTTTAATTATACTGAAGATAGACAGACAATAGGCATAGCCTTTCCTGAAATATTTCAGAATGGCCAAGATGATGCTTGTGTAAAGCTGCTTTATCAAGCGCTGAACGGTGAGGATTGCGTATTAGTACCTTTTGTAAATGGAGACTATATGCTGCTTTTAAGTACGATCTCGCTTCGGACCTCCGAAGATAATATTAATTTAGGGGCAGCGCTTATTGCGCAGGATGTCACGGAGCTGCGTCATCTAAAGGATGAAATAGGTCGTATGGATCGACTAAGCTTGGTTGGTCAAATGGCTGCAAGCATCACGCACGAGATTCGAAACCCAATGGCGGTTATCCGAGGGTTTGTTCAGCTGATTCAGGAGAGAAGCCAAAACAAGCAAGAGGAATATTTTCAAATTATTATTGATGAGCTTGATCGCACGAATATGATTATTACTGATTTTCTTTCGCTCGCTCAAAATAGAGTGCTTCAAATGGAGCCTTCCTCCTTGCATGCAATTATTAATGATCTTGTCCCTCTGTTAATGGCTGATGCGAATTTGCGGGGTCAAGCGATGGAAGTGAGTCTGTCCGAGGACTTGCCGTTGATTATGCTTAATGACAGGGAAATCAAACAGCTGATTCTTAATATTGCTCGCAACGGGATGGAAGCGATGAAGGATGGTACTCTTCACATCAGTACAACTTACCATTATGGAAAAATCGAGCTGCGAATAGCCGATCAAGGCGTTGGTATTCCACAAGAGCAGATGAAGCATCTGTTTGAGCCCTTTTTTTCAACGAAGACGCAGGGTACAGGACTTGGCCTTCCACTTTGCCTAAGCATTGCAGAGCGGCATAACGGACGTATTGACGTGGTTTCGGTGGAGGGTGAAGGTACGACGTTCATCGTTACTTTTTTTGTCGCCGTGGAGCAGGTTGGTTAA
- the xylB gene encoding xylulokinase: MSYVIGVDLGTSAVKVLLVDRNGTVAGEVSRSYPLFHEFSGWSEQRADDWVEGTVDALRELTSTAGIDASAIEGISFSGQMHGLVLLDGEGNPVRNAILWNDTRTTEQCREIERTLGDKLLSITRNPALEGFTLPKILWVRENEPEAFAKAKLFLLPKDYLRYRLTGELHMDYSDAAGTLLLDVAGKAWSNEVLEAFGLPTSFCPPLAESHALVGGLLPEYVESTGLPAATKVFAGGADNACGAIGSGILSEGLTLCSIGTSGVILSYENDKTKDFAGKVHFFNHGKEDSFYVMGVTLAAGYSLSWFKKTFAPNESFDQLLEGVGAVKPGAGGLLFTPYLVGERTPHADAIIRASFIGVDGSHERIHFARAVMEGITFSLNESVDMFRRAGKTVDTIISIGGGAQNPVWLQMQADIFGANVVALENEQGPGLGAAMLAAYGSGWFESLESCSEKFVKHADTYSPQPEAVAAYAGIFKVYQQVYEQTRGLNEALAPYRG, translated from the coding sequence ATGAGCTACGTTATTGGTGTAGATTTAGGAACGAGCGCAGTGAAGGTTCTGCTCGTTGACCGGAATGGTACGGTAGCTGGGGAAGTATCCCGCAGCTACCCGTTGTTTCATGAGTTCTCCGGCTGGAGCGAGCAGCGTGCCGACGATTGGGTAGAGGGTACAGTTGATGCGTTGCGTGAGCTTACTTCAACCGCTGGCATAGATGCCAGCGCCATTGAAGGCATCAGCTTCTCTGGTCAAATGCACGGTCTTGTGCTGCTCGATGGCGAAGGAAATCCGGTTCGCAATGCCATCCTTTGGAACGATACTCGCACTACTGAGCAATGCCGTGAAATTGAACGCACGCTTGGAGACAAGCTGCTTAGCATTACTCGCAACCCAGCGCTGGAGGGCTTCACGCTTCCAAAAATCCTTTGGGTTCGCGAGAACGAGCCAGAGGCTTTCGCGAAAGCGAAGCTGTTTCTGCTGCCGAAGGACTATCTCCGCTATCGTCTAACTGGCGAGCTGCATATGGACTACTCCGATGCGGCAGGCACGCTGTTGCTTGACGTTGCTGGTAAGGCATGGAGCAATGAGGTGCTTGAAGCGTTCGGTCTTCCAACCAGCTTCTGTCCGCCTCTTGCAGAATCGCATGCCTTAGTTGGAGGCTTGTTGCCAGAGTATGTGGAAAGCACAGGTCTTCCTGCTGCGACTAAAGTATTTGCAGGCGGCGCTGACAATGCCTGCGGAGCTATCGGTTCTGGTATTTTGTCAGAGGGCTTGACGCTTTGCAGCATTGGTACCTCTGGCGTTATTCTCTCGTATGAGAATGACAAAACGAAGGATTTTGCAGGCAAGGTGCATTTCTTTAATCATGGCAAAGAGGATTCCTTCTATGTAATGGGAGTTACATTAGCAGCGGGCTACAGCCTCAGCTGGTTTAAGAAAACATTTGCTCCGAATGAATCCTTTGATCAATTGCTTGAAGGTGTTGGCGCTGTAAAGCCGGGTGCAGGCGGGCTGCTGTTTACGCCTTACCTTGTCGGTGAACGTACACCGCATGCAGACGCAATCATTCGTGCGAGCTTTATCGGTGTGGACGGCTCACATGAGCGTATTCATTTTGCACGTGCTGTTATGGAGGGCATTACATTCTCTCTTAACGAGTCAGTGGATATGTTCAGACGCGCTGGCAAAACCGTGGACACGATCATTTCAATCGGCGGAGGCGCGCAAAACCCGGTTTGGCTGCAAATGCAAGCTGATATTTTCGGAGCCAATGTTGTCGCGCTTGAGAATGAGCAAGGTCCTGGCCTAGGTGCTGCAATGCTTGCGGCCTATGGCTCTGGCTGGTTCGAAAGCTTGGAATCCTGTTCGGAAAAGTTTGTGAAGCATGCAGATACGTATTCTCCGCAGCCTGAAGCGGTTGCTGCTTACGCTGGCATCTTCAAAGTATACCAACAGGTGTATGAGCAAACACGCGGTTTAAACGAGGCGCTGGCGCCTTATCGAGGCTAA
- a CDS encoding HAD family hydrolase has protein sequence MGIKAVLFDLDGTLLDRDASLARFVREQYERLFNQSGIDKELYVNRFIELDNHGYVWKDKVYQQLILEFSIDSLEWEELLSDYVAKFQDHCIGYPHLNEMLTELKASGIKLALVSNGYGQFQFDNFKALKIDHLFDEVLISEWEGLRKPDPAIFNRALSKLGVEAKDALFVGDHLDNDIRASESVGMKAIWKRNDQSLADNAVAVTSIEDLAELIPIVSSL, from the coding sequence TTGGGCATAAAAGCTGTTTTATTTGATTTAGACGGTACATTGCTTGATCGCGATGCTTCCCTGGCAAGGTTTGTCCGAGAGCAGTATGAGCGCTTGTTTAATCAATCAGGAATTGATAAAGAGTTGTATGTGAACCGTTTCATTGAGCTGGATAACCATGGTTATGTGTGGAAGGATAAAGTATATCAGCAGCTAATATTGGAGTTTTCAATAGATAGCTTGGAATGGGAAGAGCTTCTTAGCGATTATGTTGCCAAGTTTCAGGACCATTGCATCGGTTATCCTCATTTGAACGAAATGCTGACTGAGCTGAAGGCGAGTGGGATAAAGCTTGCGCTTGTATCGAACGGCTACGGTCAATTTCAATTCGACAATTTCAAGGCTTTAAAAATTGATCATTTATTTGACGAGGTATTGATATCGGAGTGGGAGGGCTTGAGAAAGCCCGACCCTGCCATTTTCAATCGTGCTTTATCCAAGCTTGGGGTAGAGGCAAAAGATGCATTATTTGTAGGAGATCATCTTGATAATGATATTCGAGCAAGCGAAAGCGTCGGTATGAAAGCGATATGGAAAAGAAATGATCAGTCGTTAGCTGATAATGCAGTTGCAGTTACGAGCATTGAAGATTTAGCGGAACTCATTCCTATTGTTTCTTCACTATAA
- a CDS encoding alpha/beta hydrolase translates to MLRDEWQIKGAKGSTLFLREWKPEAQKIKAVVCLVHGMGEHGDRYKHVAANFTEAGIALLALDQQGHGRSTGKRGHFPSLGAAVSDAHLMLDAASERHPDVPVFLYGHSMGGNVALNCALRLHPPIRGLILTSPWLRLAFKPNPVVEWIGRRLATIVPTMQQSTGLKPAELFRPGYDQAAPIVDDPLCHTKITLHSYIEIGEGGEWALAHADSLQTPVLLMHGTSDLVTSLEASNLLSDRFAERCRFVQWEGGYHELHNDLEGEKAIKVIINWVTGQL, encoded by the coding sequence ATGCTGCGTGATGAATGGCAAATTAAAGGCGCAAAAGGCTCAACCTTGTTTCTGAGGGAGTGGAAGCCGGAAGCACAAAAAATTAAAGCTGTCGTCTGTCTTGTCCACGGGATGGGAGAGCATGGCGACCGCTACAAGCATGTTGCAGCTAACTTTACGGAGGCAGGTATTGCACTTCTAGCTCTCGATCAACAAGGACATGGCCGTTCAACCGGTAAACGCGGGCATTTTCCTTCACTTGGGGCGGCAGTGAGTGATGCTCATTTGATGCTGGACGCTGCAAGCGAGCGACATCCAGACGTACCCGTTTTTTTGTACGGTCACAGCATGGGAGGAAATGTAGCCTTAAACTGCGCCCTGCGTCTTCATCCGCCGATTCGTGGTCTTATTTTGACCAGTCCATGGCTAAGATTGGCTTTCAAGCCAAACCCTGTAGTCGAATGGATTGGACGCAGGCTCGCCACCATAGTACCAACCATGCAGCAATCGACAGGCTTAAAGCCTGCTGAATTGTTTCGACCGGGCTATGATCAGGCGGCTCCAATCGTTGATGACCCTTTATGCCATACAAAAATCACACTACATAGTTATATTGAAATCGGAGAAGGCGGAGAATGGGCGCTTGCTCATGCGGATAGTCTTCAAACTCCAGTATTACTTATGCATGGGACCTCTGATCTAGTCACTTCCCTTGAGGCTAGCAACCTATTGTCAGATCGCTTTGCCGAACGCTGTCGATTTGTGCAATGGGAAGGCGGCTATCACGAGCTGCATAATGATTTGGAGGGAGAAAAGGCTATTAAAGTAATAATAAATTGGGTAACGGGACAATTGTAA
- a CDS encoding NAD(P)/FAD-dependent oxidoreductase has protein sequence MQYDVIIIGGGSAGLMASIAASKDGAKVLLLDKGDKLGRKLGISGGGRCNVTNNKDLDELIKHIPGNGRFLHSTFSNFNNKDIISFFENLGIALKEEDNGRMFPVTDKAKTVVDTLVNQVRKQGVKIMLNAPVDHIMYGDGRVTGVRVKSGETFRAGSIIVASGGKSVPQTGSTGDGYAWAEKAGHSITELFPTEVPLTSNEPFITSKELQGLSLRSVALSVWNPKGKQLISHEGDMLFTHFGISGPIVLRCSQFVVKALKQYNTGNIEVAIDLFPGKSKDEVFQETLKLAELDSKKTIKNVLKSFLPEKMIPILLQKAGLPDTLTYDNIPKQDWTVLAQLIKHFPIRVYGSLSIEDAFVTGGGIHLKEIDPKTMQSKLMNGLFFCGEILDIHGYTGGYNITAAFSTGYTAGLNAVLQ, from the coding sequence ATGCAATATGATGTAATTATAATTGGCGGCGGCTCGGCAGGCCTAATGGCCAGCATTGCCGCGAGCAAGGATGGCGCAAAGGTGCTTCTTCTTGATAAAGGCGACAAATTAGGCAGAAAGCTTGGCATATCTGGCGGTGGCCGCTGCAACGTAACGAACAATAAAGATTTGGACGAGCTGATCAAGCATATTCCTGGTAATGGCCGTTTCCTTCACAGCACCTTTTCTAATTTCAACAACAAGGATATTATTTCCTTTTTTGAAAACCTCGGCATTGCCCTTAAGGAAGAGGACAATGGCCGTATGTTCCCTGTAACAGACAAAGCCAAAACCGTTGTAGACACACTTGTCAATCAAGTACGCAAGCAAGGTGTCAAAATTATGTTGAATGCTCCTGTCGATCATATCATGTACGGAGATGGAAGAGTGACGGGTGTCCGCGTTAAATCCGGTGAAACCTTCCGAGCTGGCAGCATAATTGTCGCCTCAGGCGGCAAATCCGTACCTCAGACGGGTTCGACTGGCGATGGCTATGCTTGGGCTGAAAAAGCAGGTCATTCGATTACAGAGCTTTTTCCGACGGAGGTTCCGCTCACCTCGAATGAGCCCTTCATTACGAGCAAAGAGCTGCAGGGTCTGTCCTTGCGCAGCGTTGCGCTGTCCGTATGGAACCCCAAAGGAAAGCAGCTCATCTCACATGAAGGAGATATGCTTTTCACCCATTTTGGCATATCCGGACCCATTGTGCTGCGCTGCAGTCAGTTTGTTGTCAAAGCGTTAAAGCAGTATAATACAGGCAACATCGAGGTTGCGATTGACCTTTTCCCTGGCAAGAGCAAGGACGAGGTCTTCCAAGAGACATTAAAGCTAGCTGAGCTCGATTCCAAAAAAACAATTAAAAATGTACTGAAAAGCTTTTTACCCGAAAAAATGATTCCAATTCTTCTTCAAAAGGCTGGCTTGCCGGATACGCTTACTTATGACAATATTCCGAAGCAGGATTGGACAGTACTCGCACAGCTTATCAAGCATTTTCCGATTAGAGTCTATGGTTCACTGTCGATAGAGGATGCATTCGTTACCGGCGGAGGCATTCATTTGAAGGAAATCGATCCGAAGACGATGCAGTCAAAGCTAATGAATGGGCTATTCTTTTGCGGAGAGATTTTGGATATTCACGGCTACACTGGAGGCTACAACATTACTGCTGCATTCTCTACCGGCTATACCGCAGGATTAAATGCCGTGCTCCAATAA
- the xylA gene encoding xylose isomerase, which produces MSYFKNINTIQFEGKGSDNPLAFKHYDPNQVILGKTMEEHLRFAVAYWHTFNANGTDPFGAPTMIRGWDQYNGLDRAKARVEANFEFMNKLNIPFFAFHDVDIAPEGATLQETNQNLDVIVALLKDNMKSSGKKLLWNTANMFSNPRFVHGAGTSVNADVYAYAGAQLKKGLEVGKELGAENYVFWGGREGYDTLLNTDMGFELDNLARLYHMAVAYAKEIGFDAQFLIEPKPKEPTKHQYDFDAATTISFLQKYGLKDHFKLNLEANHATLAGHTFEHEIRTAAINGVLGSLDANQGDLLLGWDTDEFPTDLYSTTLTMFEVLKAGGIGRGGINFDAKVRRGSFEADDLFLAHIAGMDSFAWGLKAAAKLTEEKILDNIVDNRYRSFKEGIGAEIVSGKATLASLEQYALQNNPIVNESGRQERIRLILSEVIYSV; this is translated from the coding sequence ATGAGCTATTTCAAAAACATTAATACGATCCAATTTGAAGGTAAGGGCTCGGATAATCCGCTTGCATTCAAACACTACGATCCAAATCAAGTTATTCTAGGCAAAACGATGGAAGAGCACCTTCGCTTCGCGGTTGCTTACTGGCATACATTTAACGCTAATGGTACAGACCCGTTCGGTGCGCCTACAATGATTCGCGGCTGGGATCAATATAATGGCCTTGATCGTGCGAAAGCGCGTGTAGAAGCCAACTTTGAATTTATGAATAAATTGAACATTCCTTTCTTTGCATTCCATGATGTGGATATTGCTCCAGAAGGCGCTACTTTGCAAGAAACGAACCAAAACCTGGACGTAATCGTTGCTCTATTGAAGGACAACATGAAATCTTCGGGCAAAAAACTGCTTTGGAACACAGCTAACATGTTCTCAAACCCGCGTTTTGTTCACGGCGCAGGAACATCCGTTAACGCTGATGTATATGCCTATGCAGGCGCTCAACTGAAAAAAGGCCTTGAAGTCGGTAAAGAGCTTGGCGCAGAAAACTATGTGTTCTGGGGCGGCCGTGAAGGCTACGATACGCTGCTTAACACTGATATGGGCTTTGAGCTGGATAACCTTGCTCGCTTGTACCATATGGCTGTTGCTTATGCGAAGGAAATCGGCTTTGACGCTCAATTCTTGATCGAGCCTAAACCAAAAGAGCCTACGAAGCATCAATATGATTTCGATGCAGCTACTACGATTTCATTCTTGCAAAAATACGGCTTGAAAGATCACTTTAAGCTGAATCTTGAAGCTAACCATGCTACACTTGCAGGCCACACGTTTGAGCACGAAATCCGTACGGCTGCAATCAATGGAGTGCTTGGATCGCTTGATGCGAACCAAGGCGATTTGCTTCTTGGCTGGGATACAGATGAATTCCCGACAGATCTTTACTCGACTACACTAACGATGTTCGAAGTATTGAAAGCTGGCGGTATCGGCCGCGGCGGAATTAACTTTGACGCAAAAGTTCGTCGTGGCTCATTCGAAGCTGACGATCTATTCCTAGCCCACATTGCTGGTATGGATAGCTTTGCTTGGGGTCTTAAAGCTGCTGCGAAATTGACGGAAGAGAAAATTCTCGACAATATCGTAGATAACCGCTACCGCAGCTTTAAAGAAGGCATTGGCGCTGAAATCGTATCCGGTAAAGCTACGCTTGCATCGCTTGAGCAATATGCTCTTCAAAACAACCCAATCGTTAACGAATCAGGTCGTCAAGAAAGAATTCGCCTTATCTTGAGCGAAGTTATTTATAGCGTTTAA
- a CDS encoding ROK family protein, which produces MKIKPTGDLALIKKINTAIVLESVLKHAPLSRAQISEQTGLNKATVSSLVQDLIDSHLVIENGPGQSSGGRKPVMLLFNGTAGYAVGIDLGVNYIRGILVDLEGNVIAEQQSSLKQQQSEQAIAQLMACIEQLINKAPESNYGVVGIGVGVPGIVDDKGTILFAPNLKWRQVDLQQQLEERFSIPVTIDNEANAGAQGEQKYGAGRGIPNQIYVSVGIGIGTGIILNKELYKGASGFSGELGHLSIEYDGKACSCGNRGCWELYASENALLERAALLGFENLEELLLAAAAGDERVIELIHSIGNYLGAGIANIVNVFNPNVVIIGNRMSRAAEWLEPAIQAAVDQRTLSYHRERMHILFAELQDQSAVRGAAYYAISTFFTKIKSGQ; this is translated from the coding sequence TTGAAAATAAAACCAACAGGAGACTTAGCGCTCATCAAAAAAATCAATACAGCCATCGTGCTTGAGTCTGTACTGAAGCATGCTCCGCTCTCACGGGCACAAATATCCGAACAGACCGGACTTAATAAAGCGACGGTGTCCAGCCTTGTTCAGGACTTGATCGACAGCCATCTTGTCATAGAGAATGGCCCGGGACAATCCAGCGGAGGTCGAAAACCAGTCATGCTGCTATTCAATGGAACTGCGGGTTATGCGGTTGGCATCGATCTCGGCGTCAACTATATTCGCGGAATACTCGTTGATTTGGAGGGCAATGTCATTGCCGAGCAGCAAAGCAGCTTGAAGCAGCAGCAGTCAGAGCAAGCCATCGCGCAGCTTATGGCCTGCATTGAGCAGCTAATAAATAAAGCTCCTGAGAGCAACTACGGCGTGGTTGGCATCGGTGTCGGCGTTCCAGGTATTGTAGATGATAAGGGAACAATACTGTTCGCTCCGAATTTAAAATGGCGACAGGTCGACCTGCAGCAGCAGCTTGAAGAGCGGTTCAGCATACCTGTTACGATAGATAATGAAGCCAACGCTGGCGCACAGGGTGAACAAAAATACGGTGCAGGGCGCGGCATTCCGAACCAGATTTATGTAAGCGTCGGAATCGGGATCGGGACAGGCATTATTTTGAATAAAGAGCTTTACAAAGGGGCCTCCGGCTTCTCTGGGGAGCTTGGCCATCTCTCTATCGAATATGATGGGAAAGCTTGCAGCTGTGGAAATCGAGGCTGTTGGGAGTTATATGCGTCGGAGAATGCCCTGCTCGAGCGAGCAGCTTTGCTCGGCTTTGAGAATCTCGAGGAGCTGCTGCTTGCGGCAGCGGCTGGCGATGAGCGTGTAATTGAGCTCATCCATTCGATTGGCAATTATTTAGGTGCAGGCATCGCTAATATCGTCAACGTATTTAATCCAAACGTAGTCATTATAGGCAATCGCATGAGCCGGGCAGCGGAGTGGCTGGAGCCTGCTATTCAAGCAGCTGTCGATCAACGCACGCTTTCCTATCATCGAGAGCGTATGCATATTCTGTTCGCAGAGCTGCAGGACCAATCTGCCGTTCGCGGCGCAGCTTATTACGCGATCAGCACCTTTTTCACTAAAATAAAGAGTGGTCAGTAG